Part of the Chloroflexota bacterium genome, TGTGCCCGATCACCGAGGGGGAATCGCCTCGGTTCACCTCGACCAAAACCGGCTATTCAGTCGGCTTGTCTTGCTGTCGTGAGCTTGGTTGCAAGCATATCACGAGGAGGGGAAAAAGTCAAGTGCGTTTTTGAATTGACATAATGGATGCGCCCGCAATCCTTCGGTGTCCTCTCTGCGATTCCGGGGCGGGATTATGGACGACCGCCGCATGGGGATGCTCATTGACAGGTTTCCCTCCGGAGTTTATAATATCGGAAGTCGATATCGAGATCCGTTAACAAGGGGCGGGGTATGGACCAACTGGTACGGGAGTTCTTCAGCGGATTCATCAAGATCCACATCCTCTACCACGCGGGGAAGGGTCCGATCTATGGGCTGGAGATGATCGAGGAGCTGCGCCGCCATGGGTATGACCTGAGCCCGGGCACGTTGTATCCCACCTTGCACGCGTTGGAGGAGGCGGGGTATCTGGTGTCGGAGAGAAACGTCGTGGGCGGCCGGGTGCGCCGCTATTATCAGCTGACGGATCGAGGGCGCCAAGCGCTCGCGGTGGCACGAGCGCGCATCCGGGAGCTCACGGAGGAGGTCCTGTCCGACGACTGAGAGGGCGGATATCGGGATAGGGATTTCACAGGAGGAGGAGCACATGGCCGTTCAATCGGACGCGCGAGCGCAGGAGACACGTTTCTTCGGCCTCACCAGAAACGTGTTCGTGTTGGGGTTGGTCAGCTTCCTGACCGATGTGAGCTCGGAGATGACGCTGACGTTGCTGCCCCTGTTCCTGGCCAACGTGCTGGGCGTAAGGACGTCCATCATCGGCCTGATCGAGGGGGTGGCTGAGGCGACGGCCAGCCTGATGAAGGTGGGGAGTGGATGGTGGTCGGATCGTGTGGGGCGGCGGAAGTGGCTCACCTTCGCCGGCTATGCGCTGTCCGCCGTGGCCAAGCCGTTCCTGGCGGTGGCGGGGAATTGGGGGACGGTGTTGGCCGTGCGGTGGACGGATCGGGTAGGGAAGGGGATCCGCACCTCTCCCCGGGACGCGCTGCTGGCCGATTCGGCGCCCGTGGAGACGCGGGGCCGGGCGTTTGGCTGGCATCGGGCGGCTGACACGGCCGGCGCCGTGGTGGGGCTGGCCCTCTCCGCGTGGGTGATCGCCGCGACCCAGCGCGCCACGTTGGAGTTGACCCAGGCCACATATCGTACCATCGTACTCATCGGCATCATCCCCGGGTTCCTGGCGGTGCTGTTGCTGGCGGTCTTCGTGCAGGACGTGCGGCCTTCCGGGCCTCGCTCCAAAGGGGGACCCCTATTGCGGGCCCGTGGGTTCTCGCTCCCGTTTTACATGTTTCTGGGCGTCATCGC contains:
- a CDS encoding helix-turn-helix transcriptional regulator, with amino-acid sequence MDQLVREFFSGFIKIHILYHAGKGPIYGLEMIEELRRHGYDLSPGTLYPTLHALEEAGYLVSERNVVGGRVRRYYQLTDRGRQALAVARARIRELTEEVLSDD
- a CDS encoding MFS transporter, coding for MAVQSDARAQETRFFGLTRNVFVLGLVSFLTDVSSEMTLTLLPLFLANVLGVRTSIIGLIEGVAEATASLMKVGSGWWSDRVGRRKWLTFAGYALSAVAKPFLAVAGNWGTVLAVRWTDRVGKGIRTSPRDALLADSAPVETRGRAFGWHRAADTAGAVVGLALSAWVIAATQRATLELTQATYRTIVLIGIIPGFLAVLLLAVFVQDVRPSGPRSKGGPLLRARGFSLPFYMFLGVIALFTLGNSSDAFLLLRAQNLGLSAFHIALMLVGFNVLYSLIAMPAGVLSDHLGRRRVILIGWGLYALVYLGFAVAGTAWQVVALYVLYGLYYGTTEGVARAFVADLVHGGQRATAYGLYHAVVGLMAFPASLLAGILWQTWGPATPFYFGALLAALAAVGLMALVRPGSTPAA